CCAGCAATTGTTCCTGGGTCAGATTCAGGGGCTGCTTCAGCGCAGAGTCGAGCTTCCAGGCCGAGAAGCCCAGCAGCAAGCCTGCCGAGACCAGGCCGATCTGCAGCAGTAAAACCAGTTTTCGTATCAACTCAAATTTCCAATAGCGCGCGAACAATGCCCTGCAGTTTACGGGTGAGCGGCCCAACCGACCAGCTCATCGCAGCGCAACCACGCACCGGCCAAATGCCATAGACGCTGTTGCACACAAAGACTTCGTCGGCCTGCTGCAACTGTTCAACGCTGATGTCGGCCACGGCCAGCGGGATGCCCAGCGCTTGCGCCTGGGCCAGAATCTCGGCGCGCATGACTCCGGCAACCCCGCAACGATTCAGATCAGCGGTCAGTAACACGCCATTGCGCACCAGGAACAGGTTGCTGAAGACGCCCTCGATGACGCGCCCGGACATATCCAGCATCAAGCCTTCGGCATGCTCGGCATCCTGCCACTCGGCGCGGGCGATCACTTGTTCAAGACGATTAAGGTGCTTGAGACCGGCCAGCAACGGCTGCTCGGCCAAGCGGGTGGCGCACGGAAACAGGCGGATGCCGTCAGTTCCATGAGCGTCGGGATAGGTAGCGGGCGGATTGCCCTGCAAGATACGGCGCACCGGCGCGCCGGGGTTGATGCCATAGCCGCGCTGGCTGTCGCCGCGGGTGAGGATCAATTTGAGAACACCGTCGCCGAGGGCGGCGGCATAAGCCAGCACTTCGTTGCGGATCAGCGTGTGATCCGCCACGAAGGCAAGGCGCCTGCAACCCTCATCGAGGCGCTGCAGGTGGCGGTCGAGCAGCACAGGCTGCCCAGCCGTGACGGCGATGGTTTCAAACAAG
The sequence above is a segment of the Pseudomonas sp. R76 genome. Coding sequences within it:
- the pabC gene encoding aminodeoxychorismate lyase is translated as MHSWVDGQPAGSVPLKDRGLAYGDGLFETIAVTAGQPVLLDRHLQRLDEGCRRLAFVADHTLIRNEVLAYAAALGDGVLKLILTRGDSQRGYGINPGAPVRRILQGNPPATYPDAHGTDGIRLFPCATRLAEQPLLAGLKHLNRLEQVIARAEWQDAEHAEGLMLDMSGRVIEGVFSNLFLVRNGVLLTADLNRCGVAGVMRAEILAQAQALGIPLAVADISVEQLQQADEVFVCNSVYGIWPVRGCAAMSWSVGPLTRKLQGIVRALLEI